The genomic interval ATCCAGTCCACGCCCATTATGGCGCGCCAGTAGCTCGGCGAGGCCTGGCTCAAAAAAGGGCGGGTTTCCGGCACGCAACGCAGCTACTTTTGCCGCGTCGATATCAACCCCTACGACCTCATGGCCCAGTTCGGCCATACAGGCAGCATGAGTCGCACCAAGATAACCCGTCCCGATGACGGAAAGCTGCATCTGACTAGTTACGGAAGTTCAAATACGCCTTCGAGGGAGTAGGACCACGCTGCCCTTGGTACTTAGAGCCCAAAGCACCCGTGCCATAAGGCATTTCTGCTGGAGAAGTCATCTTAAACAACGCCAGCTGGCCCACCTTCATCCCCGGCCACAGGGTGATAGGAAGATTAGCCACATTGGACAGCTCCAACGTGATGTGCCCTGAGAATCCCGGATCAATAAAACCAGCAGTCGAGTGTGTTAACAGACCTAGGCGTCCCAGCGACGACTTCCCCTCCAAGCGACCCGCGATATGAGCAGGAAGCGTGAACTTTTCCAAGGTCGCACCCAGGACAAATTCCCCAGGGTGCAGAACAAACGGCTCCCCCTCCGGTACTTCCACCAGACTAGTCAACTCGTCCTGCTGCAGCATTGGATCAATGTGGGTGTACTTGGAATTGTTAAAGACCCGGAAGAAACGGTCCATGCGGACATCAATGGACGATGGTTGGATCAACTCTGGATCAAAAGGCTCAATGCTGAGCTCACCAGCGTCAATTGTGGCTCGAATATCGTGGTCTGAATAAAGCACGGAACTAGTCTACGTGCTTCGACGCCCCTTTTGGTAACACCCCCGACTATTCGTGCTAAACTAACTCTCGTTGCTTAAGCAGCATTGCCGATGTAGTTCAATGGTAGAACATCAGCTTCCCAAGCTGAATACGCGGGTTCGATTCCCGTCATCGGCTCCATTTTTTGAGCCGGAACATGATGCGCACCATGTTCCGGCTCCTTTTGTGTTTTGTCAGCATCCCCCACTTAACGCCTGCATTTCCATAGACAAAAGCCCCACATCAGACCACAAAAGGCCCCTTTGTCTATGGAAATGCAGGTTCGGGTTGTAAGGCCCCAAGGTTTTGTCGTTTTTGAGAACGCTAGCAAAACCAACCTGGTGTTTTATCGAGCACACCCCTCCTAGTGTTCTCAAAAACGACAATAAAAGCACAGAACTCCACGGGGTGGGAACACCGCTTTTAAATTCTGCACAAAAATACCGTAAGAAGCTCCCTCAATAAGCCTCTTACGGTATTTTCTATATCCAACCACTAAACTTTACATTTTAAAAATCGCCATCAAT from Corynebacterium ulcerans carries:
- the dcd gene encoding dCTP deaminase, which produces MLYSDHDIRATIDAGELSIEPFDPELIQPSSIDVRMDRFFRVFNNSKYTHIDPMLQQDELTSLVEVPEGEPFVLHPGEFVLGATLEKFTLPAHIAGRLEGKSSLGRLGLLTHSTAGFIDPGFSGHITLELSNVANLPITLWPGMKVGQLALFKMTSPAEMPYGTGALGSKYQGQRGPTPSKAYLNFRN